One window of the Anomaloglossus baeobatrachus isolate aAnoBae1 chromosome 12, aAnoBae1.hap1, whole genome shotgun sequence genome contains the following:
- the SIX6 gene encoding homeobox protein SIX6 → MFQLPILNFSPQQVAGVCETLEESGDIERLGRFLWSLPVAPAACEALNKNESVLRARAIVAFHTGNFRELYHILENHKFTKDSHTKLQALWLEAHYQEAEKLRGRPLGPVDKYRVRKKFPLPRTIWDGEQKTHCFKERTRHLLREWYLQDPYPNPSKKRELAQATGLTPTQVGNWFKNRRQRDRAAAAKNRLQQQVLSQGSGRSLGPDERGEQLGSASSPAASLSSKAATSAISITSSDSECDI, encoded by the exons ATGTTTCAGCTGCCTATTTTGAACTTTAGCCCCCAGCAAGTCGCTGGGGTGTGTGAGACCCTGGAGGAAAGCGGGGATATTGAGCGATTGGGTCGTTTTCTTTGGTCTTTGCCAGTGGCTCCTGCAGCTTGTGAGGCTCTTAATAAAAATGAGTCTGTACTACGTGCCAGGGCCATCGTGGCTTTCCACACAGGCAACTTTAGAGAACTGTATCACATTTTGGAAAACCATAAATTCACCAAGGATTCCCATACTAAACTGCAAGCACTGTGGTTGGAAGCTCATTATCAGGAAGCTGAGAAACTAAGGGGGAGACCCTTAGGTCCAGTTGACAAGTACAGAGTAAGGAAGAAGTTCCCTCTGCCCAGAACTATTTGGGATGGAGAACAGAAGACACACTGCTTTAAAGAACGAACACGGCATTTGCTTAGGGAATGGTATCTACAAGACCCATACCCAAATCCCAGCAAAAAGAGAGAACTGGCCCAGGCAACTGGACTTACCCCAACACAAGTAGGAAATTGGTTCAAAAATCGGAGGCAAAgagaccgagcagcagcagccaagaACAG ACTGCAGCAGCAGGTCTTGTCCCAGGGATCTGGACGCTCATTGGGCCCAGACGAGAGAGGGGAACAGTTGGGCTCAGCCTCAAGTCCTGCAGCTAGCCTGTCCAGCAAAGCGGCCACCTCTGCCATTTCCATCACATCCAGCGACAGTGAATGTGACATCTGA